The Daucus carota subsp. sativus chromosome 2, DH1 v3.0, whole genome shotgun sequence genome includes a window with the following:
- the LOC135150826 gene encoding uncharacterized protein LOC135150826 isoform X2, producing METKQSRRRISATSARTHTRNSQHKSPIQLSSGLVTKILLVFFAVILAWGYQASKPPPPKICGSPDGPPVTASRIELKDGRHLAYKEYGVPKDTAKHKIVYVHGFDSCRHYTFSATSLTPDVIVDLGIYMVSFDRPGYGESDPDPNRTVKSVSLDIEELADQLGLGLKFYVIGYSMGGQLIWSCLKYIPHRLAGATLIAPVVNYWWPGIPSNLSSEAYYQQFPQDQWSLRVAHYIPWLTYWWNTQKWFPYITLIAQSPGILSRQDTELLTVFSTAERKQYEAQVRQQGEYESLHRDLIIGFGTWEFDPLEVKNPFPGNKVQVHLWQGDEDMIVPVTLQRYIVQKLAWIHYHEVAGAGHLFPFSDGMGNAIIKALIMGGDTVP from the exons ATGGAAACTAAGCAGAGCCGCAGGAGAATATCAGCAACATCTGCCAGGACTCACACCAGAAATTCCCAACACAAATCTCCCATTCAACTCTCTTCAG GATTAGTAACAAAGATACTGCTGGTCTTCTTCGCGGTAATACTGGCATGGGGTTATCAGGCAAGTAAGCCACCTCCACCTAAGATATGTGGTTCTCCAGATGGCCCTCCTGTCACTGCATCTAGAATTGAACTCAAGGATGGTAGACATTTGGCCTACAAGGAATATGGTGTTCCAAAAGATACTGCCAAGCACAAAATAGTGTATGTTCATGGGTTCGATTCTTGCAGACATTATACTTTTTCTGCCACCTCCCTTACTCCG GATGTCATTGTAGACCTGGGGATTTACATGGTTTCATTTGATCGTCCTGGTTATGGAGAGAGTGATCCTGATCCAAATCGAACAGTAAAGAGTGTATCTTTGGATATAGAAGAGCTAGCTGATCAGTTAGGACTTGGATTGAAATTTTATGTAATTGGATATTCAATGGGTGGACAATTAATTTGGTCCTGCCTCAAATATATTCCTCACAG GTTAGCAGGAGCAACCCTTATAGCCCCAGTTGTTAATTACTGGTGGCCTGGCATCCCCTCAAACTTATCTAGTGAAGCATACTACCAGCAATTTCCACAGGACCAGTGGTCACTTCGAGTTGCTCACTACATCCCTTGGCTAACATATTGGTGGAACACTCAGAAATGGTTTCCTTATATAACTCTTATAGCTCAGAGCCCTGGCATTCTTTCTCGCCAAGACACGGAACTTCTCACTGTGTTTTCTACTGCAGAGAGAAAGCAGTATGAG GCCCAGGTAAGACAACAAGGAGAATATGAGTCCCTGCACCGCGATTTAATCATTGGCTTCGGGACCTGGGAATTTGATCCTCTGGAGGTAAAGAATCCATTCCCAGGCAATAAAGTGCAGGTGCACTTATGGCAAGGTGATGAAGATATGATTGTCCCTGTGACACTGCAAAGATACATTGTCCAAAAGCTAGCATGGATTCATTATCATGAAGTTGCAGGGGCTGGCCACTTGTTCCCTTTTTCGGATGGAATGGGCAATGCAATCATCAAAGCGCTTATAATGGGAGGAGACACCGTTCcttaa
- the LOC135150826 gene encoding uncharacterized protein LOC135150826 isoform X1: MGPPTVTQRLDQLEEKATEVEETMAEMAAKVVDRAIEAMRLSLTELIREHQTLAATKLNADFETLAGRLEGRINRSREHQEALINAIRTEQLTFQGDIKSTLAGLVASTPGPERGEGSGPGQPNHQGSVYTTGASGRNGGGYTGGFQGGGQSNWRYRKLDMPIFDGEDPDGWILRVERYFAFYRLSEDEMLEAVAVAMDGDALRWYQWENKRRPIRRWDDLKGFILRQFRSVSGGSLYEQWLSTTQSTTVKEYRRAFIEKAAPLDRVSEDVLMGHFINGLKDEIKAEVRVLSPLNLEQAMELAVRIEEKQRVASFRKPNLSLVKTGTFSSYTKGSSTVAPLSLSSPSTPGTSRSWGPASPESQGSVQSPQHSVLSTKRSGDVRRLTDKELQEKRAKGLCYRCDDKWVMGHKCKRKELSVLLIEDETEEGLSDEGDPVPSPTAEIVPEVSLNSVVGFSAPKTMKLRGLIGMQDVVVLIDPGATHNFLSLNVVTAGGIVVTPTGSFGVSLGNGEAVRGVRLCKGVRVQLDGGLEVVEDFLPLELGSTDVILGG; encoded by the coding sequence ATGGGTCCTCCAACTGTAACTCAGCGGCTTGATCAGTTAGAGGAGAAGGCGACGGAGGTCGAGGAGACGATGGCTGAAATGGCTGCCAAGGTTGTAGATCGAGCTATAGAGGCGATGCGTCTCTCTCTTACGGAGTTGATTCGTGAGCACCAAACCCTAGCCGCCACGAAGTTGAATGCTGATTTTGAAACCCTAGCGGGTCGTTTGGAGGGTCGCATAAACCGCAGTAGAGAGCACCAAGAGGCACTCATCAACGCGATTCGTACTGAACAGCTTACGTTTCAGGGCGACATCAAATCTACTCTTGCTGGCTTGGTAGCCTCTACTCCAGGCCCTGAACGTGGTGAAGGCAGTGGTCCAGGACAGCCCAACCACCAGGGTTCGGTGTACACAACCGGGGCTTCCGGGCGAAATGGTGGTGGGTATACTGGGGGGTTTCAGGGCGGAGGCCAGAGTAATTGGCGATATCGGAAGCTAGACATGCCTATTTTTGATGGTGAGGATCCTGATGGCTGGATCCTGCGAGTCGAGCGTTATTTCGCATTTTATCGACTCTCGGAAGACGAAATGTTGGAGGCAGTTGCCGTAGCTATGGACGGCGATGCTTTGCGTTGGTACCAATGGGAGAACAAGCGCCGTCCAATTCGTCGATGGGATGATCTGAAAGGATTTATTCTAAGGCAGTTCAGGTCCGTTAGTGGCGGTTCTCTATATGAGCAGTGGCTCTCGACCACTCAGTCGACCACAGTGAAAGAGTATAGACGGGCTTTTATAGAAAAGGCTGCCCCTCTTGATAGGGTTTCGGAAGATGTGCTGATGGGGCATTTTATTAATGGTCTGAAGGACGAAATTAAGGCTGAGGTACGTGTGCTGAGTCCCTTAAATCTGGAACAAGCAATGGAGCTTGCAGTTCGTATAGAGGAAAAGCAAAGGGTTGCGAGTTTTAGGAAGCCCAACTTGAGTTTGGTTAAAACAGGAACATTCTCCTCTTATACCAAGGGCAGTTCGACGGTGGCTCCACTTTCGTTGTCCAGTCCTAGCACTCCAGGAACCAGTCGTAGTTGGGGGCCAGCCTCTCCCGAATCTCAGGGATCTGTCCAGTCTCCCCAACATTCGGTGTTGAGTACTAAGCGAAGTGGCGACGTGAGGCGTTTGACAGATAAGGAATTGCAGGAGAAAAGGGCCAAAGGTCTGTGCTACAGGTGTGATGACAAATGGGTTATGGGCCATAAATGTAAACGCAAGGAGCTGAGTGTCCTCCTAATTGAGGATGAAACAGAGGAGGGTTTGAGTGACGAAGGTGACCCTGTACCATCTCCGACCGCTGAGATAGTGCCGGAAGTATCTTTGAATTCGGTGGTAGGATTCTCTGCCCCGAAAACCATGAAACTACGAGGGCTTATTGGTATGCAAGATGTGGTGGTCCTTATTGACCCTGGAGCCACCCACAATTTTCTATCTCTCAATGTGGTGACTGCAGGGGGTATTGTGGTCACGCCTACTGGTAGCTTTGGGGTTTCTTTGGGTAATGGTGAAGCTGTGCGCGGAGTTAGGTTGTGTAAAGGTGTTCGAGTGCAATTGGATGGAGGGTTGGAGGTGGTCGAAGATTTCCTGCCGCTAGAGTTGGGTAGTACTGATGTCATTTTAGGGGGGTAA
- the LOC108208503 gene encoding ABSCISIC ACID-INSENSITIVE 5-like protein 5, translating to MVMPDHSDFQSQGEIESSVQASAPEHPDNHEHPSLDRQSSFFSLTLDDFQHTFSGDIGSFGSMSMDELLSNMVTEEEIQAFAQTLVSNTSTALCTAAPTEVAIVPTAAATSNNNPQHPEGMISTSSVNDTAIWREVDSSQHQATNGGMTLEDFFIMAGVVPGSDRPPSPVHQQSFVSHQHNNSTGLPSGPAGDMVRPVMASGGGINVPSNPTSSESVGADQSGRLDDPVEKAAARKIRNRESAARTRARRQAYTCDLEEKLRVLNEKNSRLRQDLETMDRRKKQEMEELKKARKDNDGKKGLKRSWSCLY from the exons ATGGTGATGCCAGACCACTCAGATTTTCAATCGCAAGGAGAGATTGAATCATCTGTTCAAGCATCAGCCCCTGAACATCCTGACAACCATGAGCACCCATCACTAGATCGTCAATCATCATTCTTCTCCCTTACCCTTGATGACTTTCAACACACATTCTCAGGTGATATTGGAAGCTTTGGATCGATGAGCATGGATGAGCTTCTGAGCAACATGGTGACAGAAGAGGAAATTCAAGCTTTTGCACAGACATTGGTCTCCAACACCAGTACTGCCCTCTGCACTGCTGCCCCCACGGAAGTAGCCATAGTTCCCACAGCTGCAGCCACCTCCAATAATAATCCACAACATCCGGAAGGCATGATTAGTACATCATCAGTGAATGATACTGCTATATGGAGAGAAGTTGACTCTTCCCAGCATCAGGCAACAAACGGAGGGATGACGCTGGAAGACTTTTTTATCATGGCAGGTGTAGTTCCGGGATCTGACCGGCCTCCTTCACCTGTTCATCAGCAGTCTTTTGTCTCACACCAGCACAACAACAGTACAGGACTTCCGTCTGGACCAGCTGGTGATATGGTTAGGCCTGTTATGGCTTCAGGAGGGGGCATAAATGTCCCATCTAATCCAACTTCCTCTGAGAGTGTCGGGGCAGACCAATCAGGCAGGCTCGATGATCCAGTGGAGAAAGCGGCAGCAAGAAAGATCAGAAACAGAGAATCTGCTGCCAGGACAAGGGCTAGGAGGCAG GCTTATACTTGTGATCTCGAAGAGAAGCTGCGAGTGCTGAACGAAAAAAATTCTCGTCTGCGACAGGATTTG GAAACCATGGACAGGAGGAAGAAGCAG GAGATGGAGGAGTTGAAGAAAGCTCGCAAGGATAATGACGGAAAGAAAGGCCTCAAAAGGAGCTGGAGCTGTCTGTATTGA
- the LOC108206801 gene encoding glucosamine 6-phosphate N-acetyltransferase, with amino-acid sequence MIRVSPFPLLLRLKSLRPFWCQVGQAYQMQSGSCPNVENKYQVRKLEISDKNKGFLELLQQLTVCDSVSDQEFQNRFEELKSHGDDRVVCVIEDDSSNKIIATGSVFIERKFIRSCGKAGHIEDVVVDSNARGLQLGKKIVGFLTDHARSLGCYKVVLYCGDRNRGFYEKCGFKQGAIQMAKYFV; translated from the exons atgataagGGTTTCTCCATTTCCGCTGCTGCTGCGATTGAAATCTCTCCGGCCCTTCTG GTGTCAAGTCGGTCAGGCATACCAAATGCAGAGTGGTAGTTGCCCCAATGTTGAAAACAAGTATCAAGTTCGTAAACTTGAGATATCCGACAAAAATAAGGGCTTCCTTGAATTACTGCAACAACTAACTGTATGTGATTCTGTCTCTGACCAAGAATTCCAAAATCGGTTTGAAGAGCTGAAATCACATGGTGATGACCGTGTAGTATGTGTAATTGAAGATGATAGTTCAAATAAGATTATAGCAACCGGAAGTGTGTTTATTGAAAGAAAGTTTATAAGGAGTTGTGGGAAAGCAGGTCACATAGAAGATGTTGTAGTTGACTCAAATGCACGAGGTTTGCAATTAGGAAAGAAAATTGTTGGATTTCTCACCGATCATGCTCGTTCACTGGGATGTTACAAGGTGGTGCTCTATTGTGGTGATAGAAACCGCGGATTCTACGAGAAGTGTGGTTTTAAGCAGGGAGCAATTCAGATGGCCAAGTACTTTGTATGA
- the LOC108206661 gene encoding uncharacterized protein LOC108206661 encodes MASGSGYQEWESDPLFSAAEVVQDSADRMESVYRILLHEQSLVQETHHPDQRLLASLQSHRRQLATSLETVKWQLEDFEREVALAGATSDKSQRKQIAISRHKQFIGAIAGQISQVSQSLEDTSLVRNEWADLDEQDRDGFAMFLSGGNSVQDVAHHNIEDRSMMTMFLDPSSSTSFNNEIVEQKPGEYVSLDMSAFEQSENVVLRNVASQYNVQIGSEVSEHNEKEDWVQEAKKADSKNNSHGNKLGVFYNKIKTLGSFRNVLSAYGTRGYRKFTKKWEDAEEQGHSWNDIFHATQGMQRQSISLRFAIAWSSVQRLWLELFAAVMYLFWRIRDWWRKYQRPRIT; translated from the exons atggcatcgggttcgggttaccaAGAATGGGAATCCGACCCGCTCTTCTCAGCAGCCGAAGTTGTTCAAGATTCCGCAGACAG GATGGAATCAGTGTATCGTATTTTGTTGCACGAACAAAGTCTTGTTCAAGAAACCCATCATCCTGATCAGAGGTTGCTTGCATCCTTGCAATCTCACAGGCGTCAACTAGCAACTAGTCTCGAGACTGTCAAGTGGCAG CTTGAAGATTTTGAAAGAGAGGTGGCACTGGCAGGAGCTACATCAGACAAGTCTCAGAGAAAGCAAATTGCCATTTCTAGGCACAAGCAATTTATAGGAGCCATTGCGGGACAAATATCACAGGTGAGTCAAAGCTTGGAGGATACGTCCTTGGTGAGGAACGAGTGGGCTGACTTGGATGAACAGGACAGAGACGGGTTTGCAATGTTTCTATCGGGGGGTAATTCTGTTCAAGATGTAGCTCATCATAATATAGAAGATCGCAGCATGATGACGATGTTTCTGGATCCATCCTCATCAACTAGTTTCAATAATGAGATTGTTGAGCAGAAGCCTGGGGAGTATGTTAGTTTGGATATGAGTGCGTTTGAACAATCAGAAAATGTGGTGTTAAGAAACGTCGCTTCTCAGTATAATGTGCAAATTGGTTCTGAAGTGTCCGAACATAATGAGAAAGAGGATTGGGTTCAGGAAGCTAAAAAAGCTGATAGTAAGAACAACTCTCACGGCAACAAGTTGGGGGTGTTCtacaacaaaattaaaactttGGGGTCATTCAGGAATGTATTGTCGGCATATGGGACCAGAGGCTATAGGAAATTTACTAAGAAGTGGGAAGATGCAGAAGAGCAAGGGCATTCTTGGAATGATATTTTCCATGCTACACAAGGGATGCAG CGTCAGTCTATATCACTGAGATTCGCTATTGCATGGAGCAGTGTTCAGAGATTGTGGTTGGAGTTATTTGCAGCAGTGATGTACTTATTTTGGCGGATCAGAGATTGGTGGAGAAAATATCAAAGGCCTCGTATAACATAA
- the LOC108210124 gene encoding uncharacterized protein At5g03900, chloroplastic: MASLASCSMITSHKSRAIMLTLNSSSISSLKPTQFNYFQSQSSLFLRNKSNLEINSRSASRSVIRAKIDVSPLSIRPGGIIETDKLPSDVRKMTMDAVDACGGRVTVGDVASKAGIKLDQAQKALQALAADADGFLEVSDDGDVLYAFPKNYRSKLATKSLRIKFEPLLEKAKSGAEYVVRVSFGTALIASIVIVYTTIIAILSSKSDEDNRGRRGRSYNSGFNLFLSPTDLFWYWDPYYYRRRRVRAENNGMNYIESVFSFVFGDGDPNTGIEEERWKLMGEYIASNGGVIAAEELAPYLDVEQRKDMNDESYILPVLLRFDGRPEIDDEGNILYRFPSLQITASRKGGRKEYVGRKWADWVGGVERYFREQQWQFSKTSSSETAMVVGLGGLNLFGVVILGTMLKNMTVVPSGFITFVSNIFPLLQIYAASFFAIPLVRWLLVQKKNAEIRKRNQAREQRYLALQQPDMALRRKLISARDMASRTVISKDRIVYSTERDLFEQDYEATEWDKRFQELENSE, translated from the exons ATGGCGTCGTTGGCCTCGTGCTCAATGATTACATCTCACAAGTCTCGCGCAATCATGTTAACTCTTAACTCCTCTTCAATTTCATCTCTTAAACCAACTCAATTCAATTATTTTCAGTCTCAGTCTTCGCTTTTCTTGCGAAATAAATCAAACTTAGAAATTAATAGTAGAAGTGCTTCGAGAAGTGTGATTAGGGCGAAGATAGATGTATCGCCGTTGTCGATTAGGCCGGGAGGTATAATTGAGACTGATAAGTTGCCGTCTGATGTTCGCAAGATGACGATGGATGCGGTGGATGCTTGTGGAGGGAGAGTTACTGTTGGCGATGTGGCTAGTAAGGCTGGTATCAAGTTGGATCAGGCTCAGAAAGCTTTGCAGGCTCTCGCTGCTGATGCTGATGGCTTTTTGGAG GTTTCAGATGATGGTGATGTTCTGTATGCTTTCCCAAAGAATTATCGTTCAAAGCTCGCGACCAAGTCACTGAGGATCAAGTTCGAACCCTTATTGGAAAAGGCTAAG TCTGGAGCTGAATATGTAGTAAGAGTTTCCTTTGGAACAGCATTAATTGCTTCAATTGTTATTGTCTATACAACAATTATTGCTATCCTTTCAAGTAAAAG CGATGAAGACAATCGTGGTAGGAGAGGTAGATCCTATAATAGTGGTTTCAACCTTTTTCTTAGTCCAACAGATCTGTTTTG GTACTGGGATCCATATTACTATAGAAGGAGACGAGTACGAGCAGAAAATAATGGGATGAACTATATAGAATCT GTCTTCTCCTTTGTATTTGGTGATGGTGATCCCAATACGGGTATTGAAGAAGAGAGGTGGAAGTTG ATGGGGGAATACATAGCATCAAATGGCGGTGTTATTGCCGCTGAAGAACTTGCTCCATATCTTGATGTGGAACAGAGAAAGGACATG AATGACGAGTCATATATTTTACCTGTACTTCTACGATTTGATGGACGACCAGAGATAGATGACGAG GGAAATATTCTGTACCGATTTCCGTCATTGCAAATAACAGCTTCAAGAAAGGGTGGAAGAAAAGAGTATGTAGGGAGAAAGTGGGCAGACTGGGTTGGAGGGGTTGAGAGATATTTCAGAGAGCAGCAGTGGCAATTCAG TAAAACTAGTAGTTCTGAAACAGCAATGGTCGTTGGCTTAGGTGGGCTCAATTTGTTTGGTGTTGTCATTCTGGGCACCATGTTGAA AAATATGACAGTTGTACCAAGTGGATTTATCACCTTCGTCTCCAACATATTCCCTCTGCTTCAG ATATATGCTGCCTCGTTTTTTGCAATTCCTTTGGTCCGATGGCTCCTTGTTCAGAAAAAAAATGctgaaataagaaaaagaaaccaGGCAAGGGAACAACGTTATTTGGCACTCCAACAACCAGATATGGCTCTAAGGCGAAAG CTTATCAGTGCTAGAGACATGGCCAGCAGAACAGTCATCAGTAAAGATAGGATTGTATACAGTACTGAAAGGGACTTATTTGAGCAAGACTATGAAGCCACGGAATGGGATAAGAGATTCCAAGAGTTAGAGAACTCTGAATAa
- the LOC108208561 gene encoding alpha carbonic anhydrase 1, chloroplastic, whose product MASFRFSVLVITISLVIVTAYSTLDADETIEFGYVGPKGPDKWGSLDPKFAVCADGKAQSPIDISRTKATPNNQLRALSRDYYSAGAKLVNNGFNIAVHFDSSAGTMNIDGKNYSLLQLHWHTPSEHTMDGKQLDAELQLVHKADDGSMSITGILYQVGNGDSFLGRVQKHLKELAKDKCGPNEHSEIPLGNLSTRQLKRSTRNYFRYTGSFTTPPCTENVTWIIFGKPSSMSQQQIDALKAPMEEAYKMNARPVQPDNGRPVNLHDEPKKV is encoded by the exons ATGGCATCTTTTAGGTTCTCAGTTCTGGTGATCACGATTTCACTTGTCATTGTCACAGCATATTCCACACTTGATGCCGATGAAA CTATTGAATTCGGGTATGTGGGTCCTAAAGGACCTGATAAATGGGGAAGCCTAGACCCCAAGTTCGCGGTTTGTGCAGATGGCAAAGCACAGTCTCCAATCGACATTTCGAGGACCAAAGCAACCCCCAATAACCAGCTCAGAGCCTTATCCAGAGACTATTACTCTGCCGGTGCCAAATTAGTAAACAATGGCTTCAACATCGCT GTACACTTTGACTCGAGCGCGGGAACGATGAACATAGATGGCAAGAATTACAGTCTCTTACAATTGCATTGGCATACTCCATCGGAACACACAATGGATGGAAAGCA ATTAGACGCGGAGCTTCAGTTGGTCCACAAGGCGGATGATGGCAGCATGTCTATTACAGGCATTCTTTACCAAGTAGGCAATGGAGACTCGTTTCTAGGCAGG GTGCAAAAACATTTAAAAGAGTTGGCTAAAGATAAATGCGGACCCAACGAACATTCTGAAATTCCTCTTGGGAACTTGAGCACAAGGCAACTGAAGAGAAGTACTCGAAACTATTTCAGATACACTGGCTCTTTCACGACACCTCCCTGTACCGAGAATGTTACCTGGATTATTTTTGGCAag CCTTCATCTATGTCTCAACAACAAATAGACGCGTTAAAAGCTCCAATGGAAGAGGCATATAAGATGAACGCAAGGCCCGTGCAACCTGACAATGGTCGACCAGTCAATCTTCATGATGAGCCAAAGAAAGTGTAG